The Enteractinococcus fodinae genome has a segment encoding these proteins:
- a CDS encoding DUF3151 domain-containing protein gives MEPDPTLLPEEPEVQARYEAGDLPEEIAQQFPASSLAWAMAAEDAWNDGRTLESYAYARVGYHRGLDSLRGAGWKGAGPIPWSHEPNRGFLRALYSLGRAAGAIGETDEVDRITKFLNDSDPTAAEQIEASQ, from the coding sequence ATGGAACCGGACCCAACGTTATTACCAGAGGAACCAGAGGTGCAGGCCCGCTACGAAGCTGGCGATTTGCCCGAGGAGATTGCCCAGCAATTCCCGGCTTCTTCACTGGCTTGGGCGATGGCTGCAGAAGATGCCTGGAACGATGGTCGCACCCTAGAGTCGTACGCCTATGCGCGGGTCGGATACCACCGCGGTCTGGATTCCCTTCGTGGCGCCGGGTGGAAAGGTGCCGGTCCGATTCCGTGGAGCCATGAGCCTAATCGGGGTTTCCTGCGCGCCCTGTACTCACTGGGTCGTGCAGCCGGTGCCATCGGTGAAACTGATGAAGTTGATCGCATTACTAAGTTCCTCAACGACTCAGATCCGACTGCCGCCGAACAGATCGAAGCCTCCCAGTAG
- a CDS encoding methionine ABC transporter ATP-binding protein, protein MISVRELTKVYRQPTRDVVAIDDINLDIDDGEIHGIIGRSGAGKSTLVRCLTLLDRPTKGQVIVGGQDLTAVSDTQLRNARRRIGMVFQHANLLSSRTVAENVAMPLEIVNTKKAERRSRALELLELVGLQGLEDTYPAQLSGGQRQRVGIARALAADPDVLLCDEPTSALDPGTTDEILSLIRSVADRLNLTVVVITHEMSVVKNLCDSVSLLEAGAIMESGKLSTVAADVNSQLSRSLLPLPTHQPASADMVIEAIGKADAVNTPIATKIAEENPVEVEIAAANIETLGDTRFAHYLLAIDSPEAINLTGIEATLARHGFAIRVRAKQGVKA, encoded by the coding sequence ATGATTTCCGTTCGAGAGCTTACCAAGGTGTATCGCCAGCCCACCCGGGACGTGGTGGCCATCGACGACATCAATTTAGATATTGACGACGGCGAAATCCACGGGATTATCGGCCGCTCGGGCGCCGGGAAATCGACCCTGGTCCGATGCCTGACCTTATTAGACCGTCCGACCAAAGGACAGGTCATTGTCGGCGGTCAGGATCTCACCGCGGTCTCCGATACTCAGCTACGCAATGCACGCCGTCGGATCGGTATGGTGTTCCAGCATGCCAACCTGCTGTCGTCACGGACCGTGGCCGAAAACGTGGCGATGCCACTAGAAATCGTCAACACCAAGAAAGCCGAGCGTCGTAGCAGGGCGCTTGAACTGCTCGAGCTCGTCGGACTCCAAGGATTGGAAGATACCTACCCGGCGCAATTATCTGGTGGGCAACGACAGCGCGTCGGCATAGCCCGAGCGCTCGCAGCCGACCCCGACGTGTTGTTATGTGATGAACCAACCTCAGCGCTGGACCCGGGTACGACCGACGAGATCCTGTCGCTCATCCGGTCGGTGGCAGACCGTTTGAACCTAACCGTGGTGGTCATTACCCACGAAATGTCCGTGGTGAAAAATCTCTGCGACTCGGTTTCATTGCTGGAAGCCGGCGCGATCATGGAGTCGGGCAAACTCTCCACGGTAGCTGCTGACGTGAACTCGCAACTGTCACGCTCACTGTTGCCCCTGCCGACACATCAGCCGGCCAGCGCAGACATGGTCATCGAGGCTATTGGTAAAGCCGATGCGGTCAATACCCCGATTGCTACGAAGATCGCCGAAGAAAACCCGGTGGAGGTTGAGATTGCCGCAGCCAATATCGAAACGTTGGGTGATACCCGCTTTGCCCACTACCTGCTAGCCATCGACAGTCCCGAGGCCATCAACCTCACCGGCATCGAGGCCACTCTGGCACGCCATGGTTTCGCGATTCGCGTCCGCGCCAAGCAAGGAGTCAAAGCATGA
- a CDS encoding methionine ABC transporter permease codes for MNWFEELLNNRALETALPQAIWDTIVMVGISGIATVIIGGVIGIILHLTRPGGLAPMRTLYAILSSIIVNITRSIPFAILMVALIPFTQWLVGTSIGPIAATVSLTIATAPFFARLVETALREVPTGTVDAAQVMGMSNGQIVTKVFLPEALPGLIAATTNTTVVLIGYSAMAGLIGAGGLGRLAYNYGYQRFDSQIMIVTIVVIVIGVQLIQWIGDKIVAAVDHR; via the coding sequence ATGAACTGGTTTGAAGAACTCCTAAACAATCGCGCGCTCGAAACCGCCTTACCCCAGGCCATCTGGGACACCATCGTCATGGTCGGGATTTCAGGGATTGCGACCGTGATCATCGGTGGGGTCATCGGCATTATCTTGCACCTGACCCGCCCCGGCGGACTGGCTCCGATGCGCACGCTGTACGCGATTCTTTCGTCGATCATCGTCAACATCACCCGTTCGATCCCGTTTGCGATTTTGATGGTCGCGCTCATTCCATTTACCCAGTGGTTGGTGGGGACCTCAATTGGCCCGATTGCTGCGACCGTGTCACTGACAATTGCCACCGCACCGTTTTTCGCTCGCCTGGTCGAAACCGCACTGCGCGAAGTCCCCACGGGCACCGTCGACGCCGCCCAGGTGATGGGGATGTCGAACGGGCAAATTGTCACCAAGGTGTTTTTACCCGAAGCCCTCCCGGGCCTGATTGCCGCCACAACGAACACAACCGTAGTGCTGATCGGCTACTCGGCCATGGCCGGGCTCATCGGTGCCGGCGGCCTGGGTCGGTTGGCCTACAACTACGGGTACCAGCGCTTTGACTCGCAGATCATGATCGTGACCATTGTGGTCATTGTGATCGGGGTCCAGCTAATCCAATGGATTGGCGATAAGATCGTAGCGGCTGTTGATCACCGCTGA
- a CDS encoding MetQ/NlpA family ABC transporter substrate-binding protein: MNTSRFSRRLSLTGLAAASALVLAACGGADDNAEGPTANEDGVTTLTVGATPVPHGQILDFVSQELGEDAGLEIEVVEFDDFQLPNRQMDEGNLDANYFQHVPFLEQQIEDHGYEISHGDPVHIEPYALFSSQHDDVDDIAEGSTIGITSDAGNQPRALLLLEAVGMLEDIEDDSAALTLTDEQNPMNLQFEENPPEILAQVVDDASIDAAIINGNYFLEAGLDVNDALIVEDAEDSPYANILAWNSADDGNEAIQQLEELLHSQEVADYITENWPEGEVIPATEASSDADAETTDTETNDEE, translated from the coding sequence ATGAACACATCTCGTTTCTCACGACGTCTATCACTAACCGGCCTCGCCGCAGCATCCGCACTCGTGCTCGCTGCGTGTGGCGGCGCCGACGATAACGCCGAAGGCCCCACCGCCAATGAAGACGGCGTCACCACGCTGACCGTCGGTGCGACCCCGGTCCCCCACGGCCAGATCCTCGACTTCGTGTCGCAAGAACTCGGCGAAGACGCCGGACTCGAAATCGAGGTCGTCGAATTTGACGACTTCCAGCTGCCAAACCGTCAGATGGACGAAGGCAACCTGGATGCCAACTACTTCCAGCACGTACCGTTCTTAGAACAGCAAATTGAAGACCACGGCTACGAAATCAGCCACGGCGACCCGGTCCACATCGAACCCTACGCGTTGTTCTCCAGCCAGCATGATGATGTCGACGACATCGCCGAAGGTTCGACCATCGGCATCACCTCCGATGCGGGTAACCAGCCACGCGCCCTGTTGCTACTGGAGGCAGTTGGGATGCTCGAGGACATCGAAGATGACTCGGCTGCCCTAACCTTGACTGATGAACAGAACCCGATGAACCTGCAGTTTGAGGAGAACCCACCAGAAATCCTCGCTCAGGTCGTCGATGACGCCTCCATCGATGCGGCCATTATCAACGGTAACTACTTCTTAGAAGCCGGTCTGGATGTCAATGACGCGCTGATCGTTGAAGATGCAGAAGACTCCCCGTACGCCAACATCCTGGCGTGGAACTCTGCAGACGACGGCAACGAAGCCATCCAGCAGCTCGAAGAGCTCTTGCACTCCCAAGAGGTCGCCGACTACATCACCGAGAACTGGCCTGAGGGTGAAGTCATCCCGGCAACTGAAGCCAGTAGCGACGCAGATGCCGAGACCACTGACACGGAAACCAACGACGAAGAATAA
- a CDS encoding OBAP family protein — protein sequence MGQNNYLKSIGVGIAAGAATAASIIAGRKVLNTAKISQGHPLKHRVLDISSNLLQPKYPLDAMSTYLNGFHFYADDMGRQVEASHFCIHLQHDLHQCVIFDRNAPDAKLIGIEYIINEERFKSLDEDEKLLWHSHHHEVKSGTLQAPGVPELAEHAYFEDLVTTYGKTFHTWQYDRHDFPYGIPQLMMGFTADGQAHDHLVEARDRRLGLSTDKKRASRADIPTPLVQPGANSWESGQTLQTDLQYMEMRDSTTSYEG from the coding sequence ATGGGACAGAATAATTATTTGAAAAGCATCGGTGTGGGTATCGCTGCCGGCGCGGCCACCGCAGCCAGCATCATTGCCGGCCGCAAGGTGCTCAACACCGCCAAAATTTCGCAAGGCCATCCACTGAAGCATCGAGTGTTGGATATCAGCTCTAACCTGCTCCAACCCAAGTACCCGCTCGACGCGATGAGTACGTATCTCAATGGCTTCCATTTCTATGCCGACGACATGGGCCGTCAGGTTGAAGCCTCGCATTTCTGCATCCACCTCCAACACGATCTGCATCAGTGCGTGATCTTCGACCGCAACGCCCCCGATGCCAAACTCATCGGCATCGAATACATCATCAACGAGGAACGCTTCAAGAGCCTCGATGAAGATGAAAAACTGCTCTGGCACAGCCACCACCACGAGGTGAAATCCGGAACTCTCCAAGCGCCGGGTGTCCCCGAACTGGCAGAACACGCCTACTTCGAGGACCTGGTCACCACCTACGGCAAGACCTTCCACACCTGGCAGTATGACCGACATGATTTCCCGTACGGCATCCCGCAGCTGATGATGGGCTTCACCGCCGACGGGCAAGCACACGACCACCTCGTGGAAGCCCGCGATCGCAGACTGGGCCTGTCCACGGATAAGAAACGCGCAAGCCGGGCCGATATTCCCACACCGCTGGTCCAACCGGGCGCCAACTCGTGGGAAAGCGGCCAAACCTTACAAACTGACCTGCAGTACATGGAAATGCGAGACTCAACCACCTCATACGAAGGCTAA
- a CDS encoding SDR family oxidoreductase, giving the protein MKSPKKLRGAVVVITGASSGIGRATARQFAKAGSHLVLAARGKKALDETAQECRELGAKAIAIPTDTTDATAVEALARRAVEQFGSLDVWVNNASVSLFGAVETVPLDHFQRVLETNVMGYVHGARAALHHMRDQGQGVLINVSSAIAHVPQPFTAAYSMSKAAVSSLSVSLRSELWLEKLKDIHVVTVTPATVDTPFFGRTANYSGRKVRAMPPVHPPEDIAKAILKAATKPENNVVVGAGAKELIKQHRVAPGATEKQMAVQVDTTHLSRRESAPETSGNLYESNTDDEYTIHGDWAGKRKTRTRQVLAAGLVLGAVGVGAATVQRITMDKAAKKALKMAGKKAAKIAVP; this is encoded by the coding sequence ATGAAGTCACCTAAGAAATTACGCGGCGCCGTTGTCGTCATTACCGGTGCCTCAAGCGGCATTGGCAGGGCCACTGCTCGACAGTTCGCCAAAGCCGGCAGCCACCTCGTGTTGGCAGCGCGCGGTAAGAAAGCCCTGGACGAGACCGCTCAGGAATGTCGAGAACTCGGCGCGAAAGCCATCGCCATCCCAACTGATACCACCGACGCAACGGCAGTCGAAGCGCTGGCCCGCCGGGCAGTCGAACAATTCGGCTCGCTAGATGTGTGGGTCAATAACGCCTCGGTCAGTCTGTTTGGTGCGGTCGAAACTGTACCGTTGGACCACTTTCAGCGGGTCTTGGAAACCAATGTCATGGGTTATGTGCACGGCGCCCGTGCGGCACTGCACCACATGCGAGACCAGGGCCAGGGAGTGCTGATCAATGTGTCTTCGGCCATCGCGCACGTGCCCCAGCCGTTTACCGCCGCTTATTCGATGTCCAAAGCCGCGGTGAGCTCGCTGTCGGTGAGCCTGCGTTCGGAGCTGTGGCTGGAGAAGCTGAAAGACATTCACGTCGTAACGGTCACCCCGGCAACCGTGGATACGCCGTTTTTTGGACGGACCGCCAACTACAGCGGTCGCAAAGTCCGTGCGATGCCTCCGGTGCACCCACCCGAAGATATCGCCAAGGCCATCCTCAAAGCGGCGACCAAACCCGAAAACAACGTGGTTGTCGGAGCCGGGGCGAAAGAACTCATCAAACAACACCGTGTCGCACCGGGTGCCACCGAAAAACAAATGGCAGTCCAGGTGGACACCACCCACCTATCCCGGAGAGAATCCGCACCGGAGACCTCCGGCAACCTGTACGAGTCGAATACCGATGACGAGTACACCATCCACGGGGATTGGGCTGGCAAACGCAAAACGCGGACCCGACAGGTCCTCGCCGCCGGGCTCGTCCTAGGCGCTGTCGGTGTCGGGGCTGCCACGGTACAGCGGATCACGATGGATAAAGCCGCAAAGAAGGCGCTCAAGATGGCAGGTAAGAAGGCCGCCAAGATCGCTGTGCCATAA
- the aqpZ gene encoding aquaporin Z, with protein sequence MTIEIGPTTAARFSAEVLGTFILVFGGVGTAVLAGTHVGFHGIALAFGLTVIVGAYAFGPVSGGHFNPAVTIGLATAGRFAWRDVPVYIIGQIIGGLLASSLLYLIATGRQGSDLGNFAANGYGEASPDGYGLVAVILVEVILTAVFLFVIIGTTSSRSTVSFAPLAIGLSLTLIHLISIPVSNTSVNPARSIAAAVYGGGESLVQLWVFLMFPILGAVIAGLLFRPMLDGVREADSAPLEEL encoded by the coding sequence ATGACTATTGAAATTGGGCCTACCACGGCAGCGCGTTTTTCAGCGGAAGTGCTGGGCACCTTCATCCTTGTGTTTGGCGGCGTGGGCACAGCTGTACTCGCCGGCACTCATGTCGGCTTTCATGGCATTGCGCTGGCCTTCGGGCTGACGGTGATCGTTGGCGCCTATGCTTTTGGCCCCGTATCGGGCGGACACTTCAACCCAGCGGTCACCATCGGGCTGGCCACAGCAGGCCGCTTTGCCTGGCGGGATGTGCCGGTGTATATCATCGGACAAATTATCGGGGGATTGCTGGCATCGAGCCTGTTATACCTCATTGCTACCGGTCGACAGGGCAGCGATCTGGGAAACTTCGCCGCCAATGGGTACGGCGAAGCTTCACCCGATGGGTACGGTCTGGTGGCAGTGATCCTCGTGGAGGTCATCCTGACCGCGGTGTTCCTGTTCGTCATTATCGGAACCACGTCCTCACGATCCACGGTGAGTTTCGCGCCACTGGCAATCGGTCTGTCGCTGACGCTGATCCACCTGATTTCGATACCCGTCTCCAATACCTCGGTTAATCCCGCGCGTTCAATTGCTGCAGCAGTATATGGCGGGGGCGAGTCTCTTGTTCAGTTGTGGGTCTTTCTCATGTTTCCTATTCTTGGCGCCGTGATCGCCGGCCTGCTGTTCCGTCCGATGTTAGACGGCGTGCGTGAAGCTGACTCTGCCCCATTGGAAGAGCTTTGA
- a CDS encoding BCCT family transporter gives MAEENTPPQQAKGANGKKADQRAAHSLSSWDYVRPTYPHAIHPGLVPGISVDEQRRRYSVDKVVFSVAGVLTVAFVIWGLVNPANVGEVAGAAYNWVTNNLSWLFSAVATIVLVSLLALAATRYGKIPLGKDGEKPEFSTFSWVAMLFAAGLGIGVMFWGPAEPLTYFINPPPLTNAPESTEAMQFALAQTYFHWGFHAWAMYALVGGAVAYVAYRRGRSLLMSSIFRRLFGGNYTDGFAGRVVDIFAIIATLFGTAAALGIAALQIGEGVTIVTGVSEITNTVLAIVITVLMIGFILSAVSGVARGIRYLSNINIVFTLGIVGFVFLLGPTLFLLNLIPSAAIEYVGSLFDLMARSGAWGQETVDFQSAWTVYYWAWWISWSPFVGIFIARISRGRTIRQFILGVILIPSSLLIVAYGVMGASAIWMYREGAPGFHDDMAVPQVLFTMVGNLPFAEWMPYLIMVVLAIFFITAADSASVVMGILTTRGRQDPPKVVVLFWGLVMGGIAMVMLLLGDETALEGLQSLVIITAVPFAIIMLLIIVAWIQELRTDPFALRYRYANNVVRQAVREGIDMYGDDFRLRVVPSAPGEGASGGTDSAHEDYTAWYQRFDENGEPVGYNFETGEWEDGWDPDTGTIPAQSGTEQRQDTPERPS, from the coding sequence GTGGCCGAGGAAAACACACCACCACAACAGGCAAAAGGGGCCAACGGCAAAAAGGCAGACCAGCGAGCCGCTCACTCGCTTTCCTCGTGGGACTATGTGCGGCCGACCTACCCGCATGCGATCCACCCCGGACTAGTGCCGGGGATCAGCGTGGATGAACAACGCCGGCGCTACAGTGTCGACAAGGTCGTCTTCAGTGTGGCTGGGGTGCTGACCGTCGCATTTGTGATCTGGGGACTCGTCAATCCCGCCAACGTGGGAGAAGTCGCCGGAGCAGCGTATAACTGGGTCACCAACAACCTCAGTTGGCTCTTTAGTGCGGTCGCAACCATCGTCCTGGTCAGCCTCTTAGCGCTGGCTGCCACCCGGTACGGCAAAATCCCGTTGGGCAAAGACGGAGAGAAACCCGAATTCTCGACTTTCTCGTGGGTTGCGATGCTCTTCGCGGCAGGGTTGGGTATCGGTGTGATGTTCTGGGGACCAGCAGAACCGCTGACCTACTTCATCAACCCACCACCGCTGACGAATGCGCCTGAATCCACCGAAGCCATGCAATTCGCGCTGGCGCAAACATATTTTCACTGGGGCTTCCACGCCTGGGCGATGTATGCCCTCGTCGGCGGCGCAGTGGCATATGTGGCCTATCGACGAGGCCGCAGCTTGCTGATGTCTTCGATCTTCCGCCGGTTATTTGGTGGTAACTATACCGACGGGTTCGCCGGTCGAGTGGTCGATATCTTTGCCATCATCGCCACGTTATTCGGTACCGCCGCCGCCCTGGGCATCGCCGCATTACAAATTGGCGAAGGGGTCACGATTGTCACCGGGGTTTCGGAGATCACCAACACCGTGCTTGCCATTGTGATTACTGTGTTGATGATTGGTTTCATATTGTCCGCAGTCTCTGGTGTTGCGCGCGGTATTCGCTACCTGTCGAACATCAATATCGTCTTTACCCTCGGGATCGTGGGATTTGTGTTCCTGCTCGGCCCGACCTTATTCTTACTCAACCTCATCCCATCCGCCGCGATCGAATACGTCGGCTCGCTATTTGATCTCATGGCACGCTCGGGGGCGTGGGGCCAGGAAACCGTCGACTTCCAGTCAGCCTGGACGGTGTACTACTGGGCTTGGTGGATCTCGTGGTCGCCCTTCGTCGGGATCTTCATCGCGCGCATTTCGCGGGGCCGCACCATCCGGCAATTCATTCTCGGGGTTATTCTCATCCCGTCGTCGCTGCTTATTGTTGCCTACGGGGTGATGGGCGCTTCTGCGATCTGGATGTACCGCGAAGGCGCACCGGGCTTCCATGATGACATGGCCGTCCCGCAGGTGCTGTTCACGATGGTGGGGAACCTGCCGTTTGCCGAGTGGATGCCCTATCTGATCATGGTGGTGTTGGCGATTTTCTTCATTACCGCAGCCGACTCCGCATCCGTGGTGATGGGGATCCTCACGACTCGTGGCCGACAAGACCCACCAAAAGTCGTCGTCCTCTTCTGGGGCCTGGTCATGGGCGGGATCGCGATGGTCATGTTGCTCCTGGGTGATGAGACCGCGCTCGAAGGCCTCCAATCGCTGGTCATCATCACTGCGGTACCGTTTGCGATCATCATGTTGCTGATCATCGTGGCGTGGATTCAAGAATTGCGCACGGACCCCTTCGCGCTGCGCTACCGGTATGCCAATAATGTGGTGCGGCAGGCAGTTCGCGAAGGCATTGATATGTACGGTGACGATTTCCGGCTGCGGGTCGTGCCGTCAGCACCCGGAGAGGGCGCGAGCGGCGGCACCGATTCAGCACACGAAGACTACACGGCCTGGTATCAGCGCTTCGATGAGAATGGCGAACCGGTCGGTTATAACTTCGAAACTGGTGAATGGGAAGACGGCTGGGATCCCGATACCGGCACGATCCCAGCCCAATCAGGTACTGAGCAGCGTCAAGACACCCCCGAACGCCCCTCCTAA
- a CDS encoding HAD-IIB family hydrolase, whose product MPQTKLFITDLDGTLAGDAAALSQFKEFLNGFEQPPRLVYVTGRHLHSALELIEHDELPQPDTLITDIGTAIYTGQTLQEDPEWRQYMQQDWQPEAILDNGAKFGGLTVQDLPNTKRISFFADDAETVRAFESELIHNDIAHKLIFSADTFVDVLPRGSGKGNAVNFVLDRFYRPDADILISGDTGNDAEMLELGYPAVIVGNGHPELDYLLDRPTVYKATRTHAAGIQEGWEHHHGQLTRQSLATRST is encoded by the coding sequence TTGCCACAAACCAAGCTGTTTATCACTGACCTCGACGGCACCCTGGCTGGCGATGCGGCTGCCCTGAGCCAGTTCAAAGAATTCTTGAACGGCTTTGAGCAGCCGCCCCGGTTGGTCTACGTTACCGGGCGGCACCTACACTCCGCACTAGAACTCATTGAGCACGACGAGTTGCCCCAGCCCGATACGCTGATCACCGATATCGGGACGGCGATCTATACGGGCCAGACGCTGCAGGAAGATCCTGAATGGCGCCAGTACATGCAGCAAGACTGGCAGCCCGAAGCGATCCTCGATAACGGAGCAAAGTTCGGTGGGCTGACGGTGCAGGATCTGCCGAACACCAAACGCATCTCGTTTTTTGCCGACGATGCCGAAACTGTCCGCGCGTTTGAAAGCGAACTGATCCACAATGACATCGCGCACAAGCTTATCTTTAGCGCGGATACCTTTGTCGATGTGCTGCCCCGCGGCAGCGGCAAGGGGAATGCCGTGAACTTTGTGCTCGACCGGTTCTATCGTCCTGACGCTGACATCCTGATCTCAGGCGACACCGGCAATGACGCTGAAATGCTGGAGCTGGGCTATCCAGCGGTCATTGTTGGCAACGGCCACCCAGAACTGGATTACTTACTGGACCGGCCAACGGTGTATAAAGCCACCCGGACCCATGCCGCCGGGATCCAAGAAGGCTGGGAACACCACCACGGCCAACTGACCCGTCAATCGCTGGCCACACGCTCGACATAG
- a CDS encoding glycosyltransferase, whose product MTKNVLLISDHGDPLAELGGEQEGGQNNYVLHLSLALEKIGYTVDVVTHWSNPSLPQRESFSDNCHVIRISAGRRKYLSKNAMYDVLPAFYNEMTSVLSMDSYELVHTHYWLSGLLGERLQRDYGVPFVHTSHSLAKAKQFGTGKLDTRRFEAERQILRSAQAVIATTQYEKDLIQSFEPDCAPILVAPCGVNEIFAPIQNAQDPNQPVTFLYAGRLVEEKGIFTLLSAFRDFTERRQSRTNAQLIIAGGEKSSIDLKKHLPRDRKLKKYVNGLENSVKFIGPQSPEALAKLFNQASATIVPSYYESFGMVAAESLACGTPVIASRTGGLQHVVEHGTTGLLVEPRSSRQLASMMGLIAGSKRFTETLGHNAARAAEERFRWDAIVEDIDELYMEVSRVATNQAVYH is encoded by the coding sequence ATGACGAAGAACGTACTCCTGATATCAGACCACGGAGACCCACTCGCAGAATTGGGTGGGGAACAAGAAGGCGGACAGAATAACTACGTATTGCATCTGTCGCTTGCACTGGAAAAAATTGGATACACCGTGGATGTGGTGACGCACTGGAGCAATCCGTCGTTACCGCAACGGGAATCCTTTTCAGATAACTGCCACGTCATACGGATCTCGGCGGGTCGCAGAAAATACTTATCAAAGAACGCCATGTACGATGTCCTGCCCGCGTTCTATAACGAGATGACCTCAGTGCTATCGATGGATTCTTATGAGCTCGTCCACACGCACTATTGGTTGTCGGGACTCCTTGGTGAGCGGTTGCAGCGCGACTACGGTGTGCCCTTTGTGCACACGTCACATTCGCTAGCAAAAGCCAAACAGTTTGGCACCGGCAAACTCGATACCCGCCGCTTCGAAGCAGAGCGGCAGATCCTCCGCTCGGCCCAAGCCGTCATCGCGACCACGCAATACGAAAAAGACCTCATTCAAAGCTTCGAACCGGACTGCGCCCCGATCCTGGTCGCGCCCTGTGGGGTCAACGAGATTTTCGCACCAATTCAGAACGCGCAGGATCCGAACCAGCCCGTCACCTTTCTCTACGCCGGCCGACTCGTGGAAGAAAAAGGTATCTTCACGCTGTTGTCAGCGTTCCGCGACTTCACCGAGCGACGCCAGAGCCGCACCAATGCACAGCTGATCATCGCCGGTGGGGAGAAATCCAGCATCGACCTGAAGAAACACCTGCCCCGAGACCGCAAACTGAAAAAATACGTCAACGGGCTCGAAAACTCGGTCAAATTCATCGGTCCGCAGTCACCAGAGGCACTGGCGAAGCTGTTCAATCAAGCTTCAGCCACCATCGTGCCGTCATATTATGAATCCTTTGGCATGGTCGCCGCCGAGTCGCTGGCCTGCGGCACACCTGTTATTGCGTCGCGGACCGGCGGGTTACAACACGTCGTCGAACACGGGACGACCGGCTTGTTGGTCGAGCCTCGTAGCTCCCGCCAGCTCGCCTCGATGATGGGCCTGATTGCGGGAAGCAAGCGGTTCACCGAGACCCTGGGCCACAATGCTGCACGGGCGGCCGAGGAGCGGTTCCGGTGGGATGCCATTGTCGAAGACATTGACGAGCTGTACATGGAGGTCAGCCGGGTTGCCACAAACCAAGCTGTTTATCACTGA
- a CDS encoding FABP family protein, which produces MTLHELIAPYEFMIGTWEGHGRGRYDTIEDFQYTETVTFTAVPGKPFLVYEQQTANPDHGPMHTEVGYFRPQASGHIEFVLAQPTGQTELLEGTATDNDDGSLTIVLGYSEVRNTTTAKWVENTMRHYVFNPARTAFYHEFDMAAVGEEMQQHLSAELHKVS; this is translated from the coding sequence ATGACATTGCATGAGCTTATCGCCCCGTATGAATTTATGATTGGCACGTGGGAAGGTCACGGTCGTGGCCGCTACGACACCATTGAGGACTTTCAGTACACCGAAACGGTGACGTTTACGGCGGTGCCGGGTAAACCGTTTTTAGTGTACGAACAGCAAACAGCCAACCCCGATCACGGCCCAATGCACACCGAGGTTGGCTATTTTCGTCCGCAAGCGAGCGGTCATATTGAGTTTGTGCTGGCCCAACCGACGGGCCAAACGGAACTACTAGAAGGCACCGCGACCGACAACGACGATGGCAGTCTGACGATTGTGCTGGGGTATTCGGAAGTTCGGAACACCACCACGGCCAAGTGGGTGGAGAACACGATGCGCCACTATGTGTTTAACCCGGCGCGCACCGCGTTTTACCACGAGTTCGATATGGCGGCAGTCGGCGAAGAAATGCAGCAGCATCTCAGCGCCGAACTGCACAAGGTCAGCTAG